The Pirellulales bacterium genomic interval GTGATCAAGCGCGGCAGATCATCCGCAACCGGCTTGCCAGTCGCCGTCGTGGGGCGTTTTGGGGCGGTCATCGGTAATTCCCAGGTGCCGCGAGCGAGGCGCGAAAGCCTGAACTCCGCCGGCGGGTGGACACAAAGTAGCCACAAAAGTGCATCCCGCGGCACGTGCCAAGTGGTGACATTCAGTACCATGAGTGGTCGATCGGCGTGATCAATCGCCATTGGACGCGAGTTGACCGATCGCCACGAGGTACCTTTGCCGGACGTTTCCGGCGCCTTGTGCAGAAAGGGCGATTCTGATGAAGACTGGGCAACGCTTGTATCGGCTGGACCTCGCTAAGCTCCGGCGTTTGCGTCTGCAAAAAGGGCTGACGGAGCAGGGGCTGGCCAAGGCGCTAAAGATTTCACGCCGCACACTGCAGCGCGTCATGCGCGGCAGCGGGGTGATGATGGGGACTGTCGCTCGCATCGCCAAATTCTTTGACATTGCGGATCCGACGGAGTTGCTCGCGCCAGAAGAGCTCGATACGAATGGTGAGGCCCGCGCCCAAGGCCGCGGCCGCCTCGTGGGGGATTGGGAAGTCACGCAGATCATTGGTCCGTGGGAGACTGCATCCAATACGCTGCAATGGCGGCTTCATCGCCTGACGCATCTCCACCTGACGGAGCGTTTCGGCCGCGGAAAACTCTACGACCTCGGTCAACTGTCGGATCAAGACCGCCAGACGTATCGCGATCAACTCACGCGTCATCCAGAGGTGTGCGGGCGGATCGGTCAGCATCCCAACATTGCCGTGAACCTCACGGCGTTGCCTGACCGGACCGACGGCAACTGGTGGGTCATCGATCAATGGATCGAGGGAGTGACGCTGGAACACGCGCTGGCTGAGGGGACGCTGGCTCCCAAACTGGTCCCCGGTGTGCTGCGGGGCATCGCCGAAGGCTTGGCTGCCCTGCATCGACAGTCCATCGTCCGTCGCGAATTGTCGCCACAGTTCATTCTGCTGCGGGAGCAAGATGCGACCCCCGTGTTGACCGACTTTGAGCTGGCCAAGTTATTGG includes:
- a CDS encoding protein kinase, whose amino-acid sequence is MKTGQRLYRLDLAKLRRLRLQKGLTEQGLAKALKISRRTLQRVMRGSGVMMGTVARIAKFFDIADPTELLAPEELDTNGEARAQGRGRLVGDWEVTQIIGPWETASNTLQWRLHRLTHLHLTERFGRGKLYDLGQLSDQDRQTYRDQLTRHPEVCGRIGQHPNIAVNLTALPDRTDGNWWVIDQWIEGVTLEHALAEGTLAPKLVPGVLRGIAEGLAALHRQSIVRRELSPQFILLREQDATPVLTDFELAKLLDANRTVANRYWQPDPYRAAEVVAGRDIDERADLYSWGRIAVHALGRQLPKSGSEEELLKEVRVPAGVRDVILACVRAPKSERPREIAPVLAAIKGWK